In Mobula birostris isolate sMobBir1 chromosome 12, sMobBir1.hap1, whole genome shotgun sequence, one genomic interval encodes:
- the LOC140206123 gene encoding uncharacterized protein isoform X3: MLLGAVFALGFLLCSGLRNPTRKSPKPTPDAWEESKDETQTRTTAPQPEKQDNTPSELLWDDDKLKAVSEGSSCRCQCVFRPLGRDACRRVEEGTGSSEDSYTIETVSSGPHCKCTCLAPPSALGPCHQPIRLQKPREAAGGGFKLSSMMELLESTVFGLDLLKLQSVTIKLIKHIEKLEEKLTADTLEGDRPSTDNVNKVQSKMEKKENHTTTYSSLKKEMTDIGTNLLQRDAANTFTQSEERHIHIPEKFNKELLWKRGENKDTKPVTVLHTEQKQFERHHKHRHSQRPTIIRATYYKAKASEAVGDEEVAEDEQASSASGEDGTLLFLDDQPIKQMDPVVNASQAPFPALTTITSETATKSSDQLNITDEPKALTGVSPVLVISSTIPSMTVTSSGTNITNFTVITPQQHLAQASQTDASESATAINTTASIPPPTHTLSTANTTFTTVPIPPPATTHATDITSPRISASLPPSKVALTSPAVTTTAIPNGEVPIIIPNDNAATVSNVPPHLDTTAAPPTTAHITNTKHLPTTRLSTAVPTTTGTAAATTELPTTTSTAPTTMTTVTTATPTTVTTASPTTVTTAAPTTMTTVTTAAPTTMTTVTTAAPTTVTTASPTTVTTAAPTTVTTAAPTTMTTVTTAAPTTMTTVTTAAPTTVTTAAPTTVTTASPTTITTVTTAAPTTVTTAAPTIMTSVPITTHNTTTMPTIRRMTPPTAATSATTKPNTTLTTMTITTTTAAPTTTIPTTVPTTTSATTTAPTVTNITTVPTTPTTITTPTTTTSTMAGTVTTPKQRTKTRSPHARTTLLPPAARRKFHMEGTRRQRVSYNWNDGYRSFGECKETLSTISKPKTKHTYGRNEGAWMKDPLARSDKIYITNYYYGNTLVEFRNLENFRQEYLSWVQQVSTIAKKEWQCLFF; encoded by the exons ATGCTGTTGGGAGCAGTCTTCGCCTTGGGCTTCCTTCTGTGCAGCGGTCTCCGCAACCCCACCAGGAAATCTCCCAAACCGACACCAGATGCTTGGGAGGAATCGAAGGATGAGACTCAAACGAGGACAACAGCTCCTCAACCTGAGAAGCAGGACAACACCCCGTCAGAG TTGCTATGGGACGATGACAAACTGAAAGCCGTGTCCGAGGGCTCGAGTTGCCGCTGCCAATGTGTGTTTAGACCCCTGGGCCGGGACGCCTGCCGCCGGGTAGAGGAAGGAACCGGCAGCTCGGAGGACTCGTACACGATAGAAACCGTCAGCTCGGGCCCGCACTGTAAATGTACCTGCCTCGCCCCGCCCTCGGCGCTCGGTCCCTGCCACCAGCCAATCAGATTGCAGAAGCCCCGGGAGGCGGCGGGCGGCGGATTCAAG CTCTCCTCGATGATGGAACTTTTAGAAAGCACCGTCTTTGGATTGGATCTCTTAAAGTTGCAGTCCGTAACAATCAAACTCATTAAACATATTGAAAAACTGGAAGAG AAGCTGACTGCAGACACTTTGGAAGGAGATAGGCCCAGTACAGACAATGTCAACAAGGTTCAGAGTAAGATGGAGAAGAAGGAAAACCACACAACCACTTATAGCAGCCTGAAGAAAGAGATGACCGACATTGGCACAAACCTACTGCAGAGAGATGCGGCTAATACGTTCACCCAGTCAGAG GAAAGGCATATCCACATACCTGAAAAGTTTAACAAAGAGCTCCTTTGGAAGAGGGGTGAAAACAAAGACACCAAACCAGTCACTGTGTTGCACACAGAGCAGAAGCAGTTTGAGAGACATCACAAACATAGGCATTCCCAAAGACCAACCATTATACGAGCCACGTACTACAAGGCTAAAGCTTCAGAGGCAGTGGGAGATGAAGAGGTGGCAGAGGATGAGC AAGCCAGCTCTGCCAGTGGCGAGGATGGAACTCTCCTCTTTTTGGATGATCAGCCTATTAAACAGATGGATCCTGTAGTTAATGCTTCTCAGGCACCATTTCCTGCCCTCACAACCATCACTTCAGAGACAGCAACAAAATCCAGTGATCAGCTGAATATCACAGATGAGCCGAAGGCTTTGACTGGTGTTAGTCCAGTACTTGTCATAAGTTCAACAATTCCCAGTATGACGGTCACGTCCAGTGGTACCAATATAACTAACTTTACTGTGATCACTCCACAACAGCATCTTGCTCAGGCCAGCCAAACCGATGCCTCAGAGTCTGCCACAGCTATCAACACCACTGCTTCTATCCCACCTCCTACCCACACTCTCTCAACAGCAAACACAACTTTTACCACAGTCCCAATTCCCCCTCCTGCGACGACTCATGCAACTGACATCACATCCCCACGAATTTctgcttcccttccaccatccaaAGTTGCTCTCACATCCCCTGCAGTCACCACCACAGCAATTCCTAACGGAGAAGTTCCCATCATCATCCCCAATGACAATGCAGCAACTGTTTCAAATGTCCCACCCCACTTGGACACAACTGCTGCCCCACCCACCACAGCCCACATAACTAATACCAAACACCTGCCCACAACTAGGTTGAGCACTGCGGTCCCCACAACTACTGGAACAGCAGCAGCAACCACTGAGCTTCCCACCACAACAAGCACTGCACCCACCACCATGACCACTGTAACCACTGCCACACCCACCACTGTAACCACTGCCTCACCCACCACTGTAACCACTGCCGCACCCACCACCATGACCACTGTAACCACTGCCGCACCCACCACCATGACCACTGTAACCACTGCCGCACCCACCACTGTAACCACTGCCTCACCCACCACTGTAACCACTGCCGCACCCACCACTGTAACCACTGCCGCACCCACCACCATGACCACTGTAACCACTGCCGCACCCACCACCATGACCACTGTAACCACTGCCGCACCCACCACTGTAACCACTGCCGCACCCACCACTGTAACCACTGCATCACCCACCACCATAACCACTGTAACCACTGCCGCACCCACCACTGTAACCACTGCCGCACCCACCATTATGACAAGTGTACCCATTACAACACACAATACAACCACAATGCCAACCATCAGGAGGATGACACCTCCCACAGCTGCCACTTCTGCAACCACCAAACCCAACACAACACTCACCACAATGACTATCACCACCACAACAGCTGCCCCCACCACAACTATACCAACCACAGTACCCACCACCACATCTGCTACAACCACAGCACCTACTGTCACCAACATCACCACAGTGCCCACAACACCCACCACTATTACCACACCAACCACCACCACCTCAACCATGGCAGGCACCGTCACCACCCCCAAGCAAAGAACTAAAACCCGTTCTCCACATGCCAGGACAACCTTACTTCCTCCCGCTGCCAGACGGAAATTCCACATGGAGGGCACACGGAGACAACGTGTAAGCTACAATTGGAATGATGGTTACCGAAGTTTTG